The Mesorhizobium sp. B1-1-8 genome contains a region encoding:
- the rnr gene encoding ribonuclease R, with product MARRISGRSHGDPRTADTRAKVKDNYRPSRDEVLRYIAENPDRSGKREIAKAFALRGEDRTWLKDLLRDLQDEGLLTKERKRLSRVGAVPHVAVLDIFGRDADGALLAHPSEYTGAGSPPVISIRISRGASGPVPGIGDRVLAKTFPTDDPSGPAYTGRVMKIFEKRSEAVLGVFRVLKDGTFRIEPVERRQPELVVDKEFQNGAKNGDLVEVEPARASRYGLPRAKVLAVLGSLTSEKAVSMIAIHAHDIPHIFPADVLAEAEAMRPATLAHREDWRDLPLVTIDPADAKDHDDAVFAIPDPDEKNPGGVIATVAIADVAAYIRYGSPLDREALKRGNSVYFPDRVVPMLPERISNDLCSLREGEDRPALAVRMTFSAEGRKLRHTFHRVMMKSAAKLAYPQAQAAIDGAPDDKTRLILDTVLRPLWAAYAVLKRGRDGRQPLELDLPERKILLKDDGTVDRVVVPERLDAHKLIEEFMIQANVSAAETLEAKKEPLVYRIHDAPSLAKQESLREFLATLSLSLARGAQMRPSQFNGILERVRGADNEALVNEVVLRSQSQAEYSPKNIGHFGLNLKRYAHFTSPIRRYADLIVHRGLIAALGLGQGSLTQQEADRLEEVSALISATERRAMAAERDTVDRLVAAYLAERINDTFDARISGVTKAGLFVQLPQYGADGFIPVSSLNGDYYIYDETARSLFGERTGKGYQLADRVEVRLIEVAPMAGAMRFEMLTDPKPLPGSKRSFHKAKGRARASQSRPGSRGRRR from the coding sequence GTGGCGCGCAGGATCTCCGGAAGAAGCCACGGCGATCCGCGCACCGCCGACACCAGGGCCAAGGTCAAGGACAACTACCGGCCCTCGCGCGACGAGGTCCTGCGCTACATCGCCGAGAACCCGGATCGTTCCGGAAAGCGTGAAATCGCCAAGGCCTTTGCGCTGCGCGGCGAGGACCGCACCTGGCTGAAGGACCTTTTGCGCGACCTGCAGGACGAAGGCTTGCTGACCAAGGAACGCAAGCGGCTCAGTCGCGTGGGCGCCGTGCCGCATGTCGCGGTGCTCGACATATTCGGCCGCGACGCCGACGGCGCACTTCTGGCGCATCCGAGCGAATACACCGGCGCCGGCTCGCCGCCCGTCATCTCCATCCGTATCTCGCGCGGCGCCAGCGGCCCGGTTCCCGGCATCGGCGACCGCGTACTTGCCAAGACATTCCCGACCGACGATCCGTCCGGGCCGGCCTACACCGGACGGGTGATGAAGATCTTCGAGAAGCGCAGCGAGGCCGTGCTCGGCGTCTTTCGCGTGCTGAAGGACGGAACTTTCCGTATCGAGCCGGTGGAACGGCGCCAGCCTGAACTGGTCGTCGACAAGGAATTCCAGAACGGCGCCAAAAACGGCGACCTGGTCGAGGTTGAGCCGGCGCGGGCCTCCCGCTACGGGCTGCCGCGCGCGAAAGTGCTGGCAGTGCTGGGCTCGCTGACCAGCGAGAAGGCGGTCTCGATGATCGCCATCCACGCTCACGATATTCCGCATATCTTCCCGGCCGACGTCCTCGCCGAAGCCGAAGCGATGAGGCCGGCGACGCTTGCTCACCGCGAGGATTGGCGCGACCTGCCGCTGGTCACCATCGATCCCGCGGACGCCAAGGACCACGATGACGCGGTGTTCGCCATACCCGATCCGGACGAGAAAAACCCCGGCGGCGTCATCGCCACTGTCGCGATCGCCGATGTCGCCGCCTATATCCGCTACGGCAGTCCGCTCGATCGCGAAGCGCTGAAGCGCGGCAATTCGGTTTATTTCCCGGATCGTGTCGTGCCGATGCTGCCGGAGCGCATTTCCAACGACCTCTGCTCGCTGCGCGAAGGCGAGGACCGGCCGGCGCTTGCCGTACGCATGACCTTCTCGGCGGAAGGCCGCAAGCTCAGGCACACCTTCCACCGCGTCATGATGAAATCGGCGGCCAAGCTGGCCTACCCACAGGCGCAGGCGGCGATCGACGGCGCCCCGGACGACAAGACGAGACTGATTCTCGATACGGTGCTGAGACCGCTTTGGGCCGCCTACGCGGTGCTGAAGCGCGGCCGCGACGGCCGTCAGCCGCTCGAGCTCGACCTGCCGGAACGCAAGATCCTGCTAAAAGACGACGGCACCGTCGACCGCGTCGTCGTGCCCGAGCGCCTCGACGCCCACAAGCTGATCGAAGAGTTCATGATCCAGGCCAATGTGTCGGCGGCCGAGACGCTGGAGGCTAAGAAAGAGCCTCTGGTCTACCGCATCCACGACGCGCCTTCGCTGGCCAAGCAGGAATCGCTGCGCGAATTCCTGGCAACCCTCAGCCTGTCGTTGGCGCGCGGCGCGCAGATGCGGCCGAGCCAATTCAACGGCATCCTGGAGCGCGTGCGCGGCGCCGACAACGAGGCGCTGGTCAACGAAGTGGTGCTGCGCTCGCAGAGCCAGGCCGAATATTCGCCGAAGAACATCGGCCATTTCGGCCTCAACCTGAAACGCTACGCGCATTTCACCTCGCCGATCCGCCGCTACGCCGACCTGATCGTGCATCGCGGGCTGATTGCCGCGCTCGGCCTCGGCCAAGGCAGCCTGACCCAGCAGGAAGCCGACCGGCTGGAGGAGGTCTCGGCATTGATCTCGGCCACCGAGCGCCGTGCCATGGCCGCCGAGCGCGACACGGTCGACCGGCTGGTTGCCGCCTATCTCGCCGAGCGCATCAACGACACTTTCGACGCGCGCATTTCGGGCGTCACCAAGGCGGGACTATTTGTCCAATTGCCGCAGTATGGCGCTGATGGTTTCATCCCGGTGTCAAGCCTGAACGGCGATTACTATATATACGACGAAACCGCCCGCTCGCTATTCGGAGAACGCACCGGCAAGGGCTATCAGCTTGCCGATCGCGTCGAGGTTCGCCTCATCGAGGTTGCGCCGATGGCCGGCGCGATGCGTTTCGAGATGCTGACCGACCCGAAGCCCCTCCCCGGCTCCAAACGGTCGTTTCACAAGGCAAAAGGCCGCGCCCGCGCGTCGCAATCGCGTCCGGGCTCGCGCGGCAGGAGACGATGA
- a CDS encoding cytochrome c biogenesis CcdA family protein translates to MALDIGYVSAVGAGAISFLSPCVLPLVPPYLCYMAGVSVDDFRGNQGVTAREGTRGALLCASLAFVLGFSTVFVALGAGASTIGRLLRVWQEPLAMAAGVLIILMGLNFLGILRIPLLSREARFQSQGKPASMAAAYIMGLAFAFGWTPCIGPVLGPILTLAGGRETVGEGALLLAAYSLGLGIPFLIAALFSGAFMRFLGKFRVHLGRVEKAIGALLVVAGVFFLTGGVQSASYWLLETFPVLGRLG, encoded by the coding sequence ATGGCATTGGACATCGGCTATGTCAGCGCGGTCGGGGCAGGGGCGATCTCGTTCCTGTCGCCTTGCGTGCTGCCGCTGGTGCCGCCTTACCTCTGCTACATGGCCGGCGTTTCGGTCGATGATTTCCGCGGCAACCAGGGCGTGACGGCGCGGGAAGGCACGCGCGGCGCACTGCTTTGCGCCTCGCTGGCCTTCGTGCTCGGCTTCTCCACCGTCTTCGTGGCGCTCGGCGCCGGCGCCTCGACGATCGGCCGGCTGCTGCGCGTCTGGCAGGAACCGCTGGCGATGGCGGCCGGGGTGCTGATCATCCTGATGGGCCTGAACTTTCTCGGCATATTGCGCATTCCGCTTTTGTCGCGCGAGGCGCGCTTCCAGTCGCAGGGCAAGCCCGCCAGCATGGCCGCCGCCTATATCATGGGGCTGGCCTTCGCCTTCGGCTGGACACCCTGCATCGGCCCGGTGCTGGGACCGATCCTGACGCTCGCCGGCGGCCGCGAGACGGTGGGCGAGGGGGCGCTGCTGCTCGCCGCCTATTCGCTCGGCCTCGGCATCCCGTTCCTGATCGCCGCGCTGTTTTCCGGCGCTTTCATGCGCTTCCTGGGAAAATTCCGCGTCCATCTCGGCCGCGTCGAGAAGGCTATCGGCGCGCTATTGGTGGTGGCCGGTGTGTTCTTCCTGACCGGCGGCGTGCAGAGCGCATCCTACTGGCTGCTGGAGACTTTTCCGGTGTTGGGGCGGTTGGGGTAG
- a CDS encoding DUF983 domain-containing protein, which translates to MALQMEDQVFGGEHHSGRVARPLWTAMKRGLLGRCPHCGEGKLFRGFTKTVDNCSVCGEELFHHRADDLPAYLVIVIVGHIVLGTFMAVEATATLSTWQHVLIWVPLTIVLSVALLQPVKGAVIGLQWALYMHGFGGEKDGFEPHPGA; encoded by the coding sequence ATGGCATTGCAGATGGAAGACCAGGTTTTCGGCGGCGAACATCACTCCGGCCGCGTCGCGCGCCCGCTGTGGACGGCGATGAAGCGCGGCCTGCTCGGCCGCTGCCCGCATTGCGGCGAGGGCAAGCTGTTTCGCGGCTTCACCAAAACCGTCGACAACTGCAGCGTCTGCGGCGAGGAGCTTTTCCACCACCGCGCCGACGACCTCCCCGCCTATCTGGTGATCGTCATCGTGGGCCATATCGTGCTCGGCACCTTCATGGCCGTCGAGGCCACCGCCACGCTTTCGACCTGGCAGCACGTGCTGATCTGGGTGCCGCTGACCATCGTCCTGTCGGTGGCGCTGCTGCAGCCGGTCAAAGGCGCCGTCATCGGTCTGCAATGGGCGCTCTATATGCACGGCTTCGGCGGCGAGAAGGACGGGTTCGAGCCGCATCCCGGAGCTTGA
- the glmU gene encoding bifunctional UDP-N-acetylglucosamine diphosphorylase/glucosamine-1-phosphate N-acetyltransferase GlmU: protein MSQRTCLSVILAAGEGTRMKSAMPKVLHPIAGLPMVAHVVKAAEAAGSNDLALVIGHGAEQMRKAVQKFAPKAETFVQDKRLGTAHAVLAARDAIARGYDDILVMFGDTPLIDPEALRVERGKLAGGAAVVVIGFRPPNPAGYGRLIEKDGRLVAIREEKDCSEEEKKITFCNAGMMAVAGKHALALLDNVGINNAKGEFYLTDIVEIAGAQGLDVVATEASFESALGINNRAELAEAEGMWQARRRREAMLSGTTLIAPETVYFSYDTEIGADTVVEPNVWFGPGVKIAKGAKIHAFSHIEGATIASNCDVGPFARLRPGADLRQKAKVGNFCEVKQATIEEGAKVNHLTYIGDARVGAAANIGAGTITCNYDGYSKFFTDIGEGAFIGSNSSLVAPVTIGKGGYIASGSVITESVPDDALAFGRARQKTLPGKGRELRERFASAAAAKKKAAE, encoded by the coding sequence ATGAGTCAGAGAACCTGTCTGTCCGTCATCCTCGCCGCCGGCGAAGGCACGCGCATGAAAAGCGCGATGCCCAAGGTGCTGCATCCGATCGCCGGCTTGCCGATGGTCGCTCATGTGGTGAAGGCGGCCGAAGCAGCCGGCAGCAACGATCTGGCGTTGGTGATCGGCCACGGTGCCGAGCAGATGCGCAAGGCTGTGCAGAAATTCGCTCCGAAAGCCGAAACCTTCGTCCAGGACAAGCGTCTCGGCACCGCGCATGCCGTGCTTGCCGCCCGTGATGCGATAGCGAGGGGCTACGACGATATTCTGGTGATGTTCGGCGACACGCCGCTGATCGATCCGGAGGCGCTGCGGGTCGAACGCGGGAAACTCGCAGGGGGCGCTGCCGTCGTGGTCATCGGGTTTCGCCCGCCCAATCCAGCCGGTTATGGCCGGCTGATCGAAAAGGACGGCAGGCTGGTCGCCATTCGTGAGGAAAAGGATTGCTCTGAGGAGGAGAAGAAGATCACGTTCTGCAATGCCGGCATGATGGCAGTGGCGGGCAAGCACGCACTTGCGCTGCTCGACAACGTCGGCATCAACAACGCCAAGGGCGAGTTCTATCTTACCGATATCGTTGAGATCGCCGGCGCACAGGGCCTCGACGTCGTGGCAACGGAGGCCAGCTTCGAAAGCGCGCTCGGCATCAACAACCGCGCCGAGCTCGCCGAGGCGGAAGGCATGTGGCAGGCGCGCCGGCGGCGCGAGGCGATGCTTTCCGGCACGACGCTGATCGCACCGGAAACCGTGTATTTTTCGTATGATACCGAAATCGGCGCCGATACCGTGGTTGAGCCCAACGTCTGGTTCGGCCCCGGCGTCAAGATCGCCAAGGGTGCGAAGATCCACGCCTTCAGCCATATCGAAGGCGCGACGATCGCGTCCAATTGCGATGTCGGGCCGTTCGCGCGGCTGCGGCCGGGCGCCGATCTCAGGCAGAAGGCCAAGGTCGGCAATTTCTGCGAGGTCAAGCAGGCGACGATCGAGGAAGGCGCCAAGGTCAATCACCTGACCTATATCGGCGACGCGCGTGTCGGTGCCGCCGCCAATATCGGCGCCGGAACCATCACCTGCAACTATGACGGCTACTCGAAATTCTTCACCGATATCGGCGAGGGCGCCTTCATCGGCTCGAATTCGTCGCTGGTGGCGCCGGTCACGATCGGCAAGGGCGGCTACATCGCTTCCGGCAGCGTGATCACCGAAAGCGTGCCCGACGACGCGCTGGCCTTCGGCCGCGCCCGCCAGAAGACACTGCCTGGCAAGGGCAGGGAGTTGCGCGAACGTTTTGCCTCGGCGGCCGCGGCGAAGAAGAAGGCGGCGGAATGA
- a CDS encoding ADP-ribosylation/crystallin J1, with protein sequence MSEANDVVTLWRPVGPEELKLIEASGMQEFPPRLPEQPIFYPVLSEAYAIQIARDWNVPASGSGFVTRFKVEKSFLDRYPVEHAGSRAHLEYWIPAEDLPAFNKAIVDRIEVTAAFGTAAESAV encoded by the coding sequence ATGAGCGAAGCCAACGATGTCGTGACGCTATGGCGGCCAGTCGGGCCGGAAGAGCTGAAACTGATCGAAGCGTCAGGGATGCAAGAATTTCCGCCCCGACTGCCGGAGCAGCCGATCTTCTATCCGGTTCTTTCCGAAGCCTACGCCATCCAGATCGCCCGCGACTGGAATGTGCCGGCGAGCGGCTCCGGTTTCGTGACCCGATTTAAGGTCGAGAAAAGCTTCCTTGACCGCTACCCAGTCGAACATGCCGGCAGCAGGGCACATCTTGAATACTGGATACCAGCCGAGGATCTGCCCGCTTTCAATAAGGCGATCGTCGACAGGATCGAGGTGACGGCTGCTTTCGGCACGGCTGCCGAAAGCGCCGTTTGA
- the topA gene encoding type I DNA topoisomerase, translated as MDVVVVESPAKAKTINKYLGKNYKVLASFGHVRDLPAKDGSVRPDEDFAMSWSVDTASGKRLADIAKAVKDADGLILATDPDREGEAISWHVLEVLRQKRALKDKPVSRVVFNAITKASVLDAMAHPRQIDAPLVDAYLARRALDYLVGFTLSPVLWRKLPGARSAGRVQSVALRLVSDRESEIERFIREEYWQIAAILGTPRNENFEARLTAFERKKLQKLDIANKAQADDIKAMLEGATFRALSVEAKPTKRNPGPPFTTSTLQQAASSNLGFSATRTMQVAQRLYEGMDIGGETAGLITYMRTDGVQMAPEAIEAARAAIAKEFGARYLPEKPRFYTTKAKNAQEAHEAIRPTDFMRTPASVRQYLDADQARLYELIWKRAIASQMQPAEIERTTVEIEALNGARTAELRAVGSVVRFDGFIAAYTEQKDEDAEDEESRRLPEIRSGEQLARRAINATQHTTEPPPRYSEASLIKKLEELGIGRPSTYTAILKTLEDRDYVTIDRRKLVPQAKGRLLSAFLESFFERYVEYDFTASLEEKLDEISDGKLAWKDVLRDFWKDFSGAVDDIKELRVSDVLDALNEELAPLVFPAREDGSNPRICPKCGTGNLSLKLGKFGAFVGCSNYPECSYTRQLGDAANPNGENGNGEDGVRLLGKDPYTAEEITLRSGRFGPYIQRGEGKDAKRSSLPKGWTPDSIDHEKALALLSLPRDVGKHPESGKMISAGLGRYGPFVLHDGTYANLESIEDVFSIGLNRAVSVIAEKQSKAKGGRNGATPAALKELGDHPDGGGKIVVRDGKYGPYVNYGKVNATLPKGKDPQSVTMEDALALIAEKEAKGGGGKKPFRKAAAAKAPAARKTAARKPAARKQG; from the coding sequence ATGGACGTCGTCGTCGTCGAATCGCCGGCCAAGGCGAAGACAATCAACAAATATCTCGGCAAGAACTATAAGGTCCTGGCCTCGTTCGGCCATGTCCGCGATCTGCCGGCCAAGGACGGCTCGGTGCGTCCGGACGAGGATTTCGCCATGTCCTGGTCGGTCGACACCGCCTCGGGCAAGCGCCTCGCTGACATCGCCAAGGCGGTCAAGGACGCCGACGGGCTGATCCTCGCCACCGACCCGGATCGCGAAGGCGAGGCGATCTCCTGGCACGTGCTGGAAGTGCTGCGGCAGAAGCGCGCGCTGAAGGACAAGCCGGTCAGCCGCGTCGTCTTCAACGCCATCACCAAGGCTTCGGTGCTGGACGCGATGGCCCATCCGCGCCAGATCGACGCGCCGCTGGTCGACGCCTATCTTGCCCGCCGCGCGCTCGACTACCTCGTCGGCTTCACGCTCTCGCCGGTGCTGTGGCGCAAGCTTCCCGGCGCCCGCTCGGCCGGCCGCGTCCAGTCGGTGGCGCTGCGCCTGGTCAGCGACCGCGAATCCGAGATCGAGCGCTTCATCCGCGAGGAATACTGGCAGATCGCCGCCATCCTCGGCACGCCGCGCAACGAGAATTTCGAAGCGCGCCTGACCGCCTTCGAGCGCAAGAAGCTGCAAAAGCTCGACATCGCCAACAAGGCGCAGGCCGACGACATCAAGGCGATGCTGGAGGGCGCGACCTTCAGGGCATTGTCGGTCGAAGCCAAGCCGACCAAGCGCAATCCCGGCCCGCCCTTCACCACCTCGACGCTGCAGCAGGCCGCTTCCTCCAACCTCGGCTTTTCGGCCACCCGCACCATGCAGGTCGCGCAGCGGCTCTATGAAGGCATGGATATCGGCGGCGAGACCGCAGGCCTGATCACCTATATGCGAACCGACGGCGTGCAGATGGCGCCTGAGGCGATCGAGGCTGCCCGCGCCGCTATCGCCAAGGAATTCGGCGCAAGATATCTGCCGGAAAAGCCGCGTTTTTACACGACCAAGGCCAAGAACGCCCAGGAAGCGCACGAAGCGATCCGGCCGACCGACTTCATGCGCACGCCGGCGTCAGTGCGGCAATATCTCGATGCCGACCAGGCCCGGCTCTACGAGCTGATCTGGAAGCGCGCCATCGCCAGCCAGATGCAGCCGGCCGAGATAGAGCGTACCACGGTCGAGATCGAGGCGCTCAACGGCGCCCGCACAGCCGAGCTGCGCGCCGTCGGCTCGGTCGTCCGCTTCGACGGCTTCATCGCCGCCTACACCGAGCAGAAGGACGAGGACGCCGAGGACGAGGAAAGCCGTCGCCTGCCCGAGATCCGCTCCGGCGAGCAGCTTGCCCGCCGGGCGATCAACGCCACCCAGCACACCACCGAGCCGCCGCCGCGCTATTCCGAGGCGTCGCTGATCAAGAAGCTGGAAGAATTGGGCATCGGCCGGCCCTCGACCTATACGGCGATCCTGAAGACGCTGGAAGACCGCGACTACGTCACCATCGACCGGCGCAAGCTGGTGCCGCAGGCCAAGGGGCGCCTGCTCTCGGCTTTCCTCGAAAGCTTCTTCGAGCGCTATGTCGAATACGACTTCACGGCTTCTCTAGAGGAAAAGCTCGACGAGATTTCCGACGGCAAGCTCGCCTGGAAGGACGTGCTGCGCGACTTCTGGAAGGATTTCTCCGGCGCCGTCGACGACATCAAGGAACTGCGCGTCTCCGACGTGCTCGACGCGCTCAACGAGGAACTGGCCCCGCTGGTGTTTCCGGCGCGTGAGGACGGCTCCAATCCGCGCATCTGCCCGAAATGCGGCACCGGCAATCTGTCGCTGAAGCTCGGCAAGTTCGGTGCCTTCGTCGGCTGCTCGAACTATCCCGAATGCTCCTACACCCGCCAGCTCGGCGACGCCGCCAACCCCAATGGCGAGAACGGCAATGGCGAGGACGGTGTCAGGCTGCTCGGCAAGGATCCCTACACGGCCGAGGAGATCACGCTGCGCAGCGGCCGCTTCGGTCCCTATATCCAGCGCGGCGAAGGCAAGGACGCCAAGCGCTCCAGCCTGCCCAAGGGCTGGACGCCCGATTCGATCGACCATGAAAAGGCGCTCGCGCTGCTGTCATTGCCGCGCGACGTCGGCAAGCATCCCGAATCGGGCAAGATGATCTCGGCCGGCCTCGGCCGCTACGGTCCGTTCGTGCTGCATGACGGGACCTACGCCAATCTGGAAAGCATCGAGGACGTGTTCTCGATCGGCCTGAACCGCGCGGTCTCGGTCATCGCCGAGAAGCAGTCGAAAGCCAAGGGCGGCCGCAATGGCGCCACGCCGGCGGCGCTGAAGGAGCTTGGCGATCATCCCGACGGCGGCGGCAAGATCGTCGTTCGCGACGGCAAATACGGCCCCTATGTCAACTACGGCAAGGTCAACGCCACTCTGCCCAAGGGTAAGGACCCGCAATCGGTGACCATGGAAGACGCGCTGGCCCTGATTGCCGAGAAGGAAGCCAAGGGCGGCGGCGGCAAGAAACCGTTCCGCAAGGCGGCAGCGGCCAAGGCGCCCGCCGCCAGGAAGACGGCGGCCAGGAAGCCCGCCGCCAGAAAACAGGGATAG
- a CDS encoding MFS transporter, with protein MTVDTQQQGDERIHWLPMIAAISSISVVGIAIGLGMPLLSVILETRGHSASMIGLNTAVAGLASIAGAPLATPLAMRLGVAWTMLLMIAAGALAFVGFHFAPDFWMWFPLRVVLHISLTVLFILSEFWISTSAPAQRRGLVLGVYATVLSLGFAAGPWLFAHLGSSGFLPFGVTIGLVTLAAIPVIAARNESPMIVADSETSHFLRYIWLVPTATFAVLVFGAVETGGFSLFPVYGNRIGYSEADAALLLTMIGLGNVLLQIPIGMISDRVSDRRYLLLACATVGLIGTVFMPYFAQNWHLMAALLFVWGGVVAAMYTIGLAHLGSQLSGHELASANAAFVLCYGVGMVLGPQAIGIGMDAFGPSGFGWSLALFFAAYMALVSVRLVRKIL; from the coding sequence ATGACGGTCGATACCCAGCAACAGGGCGACGAACGCATACACTGGCTGCCGATGATCGCGGCGATCTCGTCGATCAGCGTCGTCGGCATCGCTATCGGCCTCGGCATGCCGCTGCTCAGCGTCATCCTCGAGACGCGCGGTCATTCGGCCTCGATGATCGGCCTCAACACCGCCGTCGCCGGCCTTGCCTCGATCGCCGGCGCGCCGCTCGCCACCCCGCTTGCCATGCGGCTCGGCGTTGCCTGGACGATGCTTTTGATGATCGCCGCCGGCGCGCTCGCCTTCGTCGGGTTTCACTTCGCGCCGGATTTCTGGATGTGGTTTCCGCTGCGTGTCGTGTTGCATATCTCGCTGACGGTGCTGTTCATCCTGTCGGAATTCTGGATCAGCACCTCGGCGCCGGCACAGCGGCGCGGCCTCGTGCTCGGCGTCTATGCCACGGTTTTGTCGCTCGGCTTTGCCGCCGGACCCTGGCTGTTCGCTCATCTCGGCTCGAGCGGCTTCCTGCCTTTCGGCGTCACCATAGGGCTGGTGACGCTGGCCGCCATTCCCGTTATCGCGGCGCGCAACGAGAGCCCGATGATCGTCGCCGACAGCGAGACCAGCCACTTCCTGCGCTACATCTGGCTGGTGCCGACCGCGACCTTCGCAGTGCTGGTGTTCGGCGCGGTCGAGACCGGCGGTTTTTCGCTGTTTCCGGTCTATGGCAACCGCATCGGCTATTCCGAGGCTGATGCCGCGCTGCTCCTGACGATGATCGGCCTCGGCAACGTGCTGCTGCAGATCCCGATCGGCATGATCAGCGACCGCGTCTCGGACCGCCGCTACCTTCTCCTGGCCTGCGCCACCGTGGGGCTCATCGGAACGGTCTTCATGCCGTATTTCGCGCAGAACTGGCACCTGATGGCCGCGCTCCTGTTCGTCTGGGGCGGCGTCGTCGCGGCCATGTACACCATCGGCCTTGCCCATCTCGGCTCGCAATTGTCGGGTCACGAACTGGCGTCGGCCAATGCCGCCTTCGTGCTCTGCTACGGCGTCGGCATGGTTCTTGGCCCGCAGGCGATCGGTATCGGCATGGATGCCTTCGGCCCCTCGGGCTTCGGCTGGTCGCTCGCTTTGTTCTTTGCGGCCTACATGGCCCTGGTCAGCGTCAGGCTGGTGCGCAAGATCCTCTGA
- a CDS encoding NUDIX hydrolase produces MEAMTKADVDKLDRSLAVHSGRPLRPRDAATLILLDRRGSDVLVLMGRRHAGHAFMPGKFVFPGGRTDPADSRIPVAASLHRDEEARLASGPGRASPARARAIALSAIRETYEEAGLLLGRKGPFATARRDWQGFVEHGVAPSLDILRFIARAITPPNRVRRFDTRFFSAWRDDVAVELPGGGPTDELEELVWLPLVEARKVDIPDITRMILEELEKRLAHDPLLRPGGAVPFFRLVRNRFVREVL; encoded by the coding sequence ATGGAAGCAATGACCAAGGCGGATGTCGACAAGCTGGACAGGAGCTTGGCTGTGCACAGCGGCCGGCCGCTGCGTCCGCGCGATGCCGCGACGCTCATCCTGCTCGACCGCAGGGGCAGCGATGTCCTAGTGCTGATGGGCCGGCGCCATGCAGGCCATGCCTTCATGCCGGGAAAGTTCGTCTTTCCCGGCGGCCGCACCGATCCGGCCGACAGCCGCATTCCCGTCGCCGCCTCGCTGCATCGCGACGAAGAAGCGAGGCTGGCGAGCGGTCCGGGCCGCGCGAGCCCCGCGCGGGCGCGCGCTATCGCCTTATCGGCGATCCGCGAAACCTATGAGGAAGCCGGCCTGCTGCTCGGCCGCAAAGGCCCCTTCGCGACCGCCAGGCGCGACTGGCAGGGTTTCGTCGAGCATGGCGTCGCGCCGTCGCTGGACATCCTGCGTTTTATTGCCCGCGCCATCACCCCGCCGAACCGGGTGCGCCGCTTCGACACCCGCTTCTTCAGCGCCTGGCGCGACGACGTCGCCGTCGAATTGCCGGGTGGCGGCCCGACCGACGAGCTGGAGGAGCTCGTCTGGCTGCCGCTCGTCGAAGCCCGCAAGGTCGATATTCCAGATATTACCCGCATGATCCTGGAGGAACTGGAAAAGCGGCTCGCCCATGATCCCTTGCTGCGTCCGGGCGGCGCGGTGCCGTTCTTCCGGCTTGTCCGCAACCGCTTCGTCCGCGAAGTCCTTTAG